One Bos taurus isolate L1 Dominette 01449 registration number 42190680 breed Hereford chromosome 25, ARS-UCD2.0, whole genome shotgun sequence genomic window carries:
- the KIF22 gene encoding kinesin-like protein KIF22 isoform X1, translated as MLGSPEQPGVIPRALMDLLQLTREEGAEGRPWALSVTMSYLEIYQEKVLDLLEPSSGDLVIREDCRGNILIPGLTQKPITSFADFERHFLPASRNRTVGATRLNQRSSRSHAVLLVKVDQRERLAPFRQREGKLYLIDLAGSEDNRRTGNKGLRLKESGAINTSLFVLGKVVDALNQGLPRVPYRDSKLTRLLQDSLGGSAHSILIANIAPERRFYLDTVSALNFAARSKEVINRPFTNESLQLPVLAPVKLSQKELLGPSEAKRARGPEEEETESPELPIAPASASQKLSPLQKLSSMDPAMLERLLSLDRLLGSQGSQGTPLLSTPKRERMVLMKTVEEKDLEIERLKMKQKELEAKVLAQEAADPKEKENYSTTMLRPLARRTVTVAKPLKKAVVMPLQLIQEQAASPNAKIHILKKKGRKRKLESLDASQPEKAEDGWELQISPELLAHGRQKILDLLNEGSARDLRSLQRIGQKKAQLIVGWRELHGPFSQVEDLERVEGISGKQMESFLKANILGLAAGQGCGPS; from the exons ATGCTGGGCAGCCCAGAACAGCCTGGGGTGATTCCTCGAGCTCTCATGGACCTCCTGCAGCTCACGAGGGAGGAGGGTGCTGAGGGCCGGCCGTGGGCCCTCTCTGTCACTATGTCCTACTTAGAGATCTACCAGGAAAAG GTATTAGACCTCTTGGAACCTTCATCGGGAGACCTGGTGATCCGAGAAGACTGCCGAGGAAATATCCTGATTCCGGGCCTCACGCAGAAGCCCATCACTAGCTTTGCTGATTTTGAGCGGCACTTCCTGCCAGCCAGTCGAAATCGGACTGTGGGAGCCACCCGGCTCAACCAGCGCTCTTCCCGCAGTCATGCTGTGCTCCTGGTTAAG GTGGATCAGCGAGAACGCCTGGCCCCATTTCGCCAGCGGGAAGGGAAACTCTACTTGATTGACTTGGCTGGCTCAGAGGACAACCGGCGCACAGGCAACAAGGGCCTGAGGCTGAAGGAGAGTGGAGCCATCAACACCTCCCTGTTTGTATTAGGCAAGGTGGTGGATGCCTTGAACCAGGGCCTCCCTCGGGTGCCCTACCGGGACAGCAAGCTCACTCGCTTGTTGCAG GACTCTCTGGGTGGCTCAGCTCACAGCATCCTCATTGCCAACATTGCCCCTGAGAGACGCTTCTATCTGGACACAGTCTCTGCACTCAACTTTGCAGCCAGGTCCAAGGAGGTGATCAACCGGCCTTTTACCAATGAGAGCCTGCAGCTTCCTG TCTTGGCACCTGTTAAATTGTCTCAGAAAGAACTGCTAGGCCCATCAGAGGCAAAGAGAGCCCGAGGCCCTgaggaagaggaaactgagagtcCCGAACTCCCAATagctccagcctctgcctcccagAAACTCAG CCCTCTACAGAAGCTAAGCAGCATGGATCCGGCAATGCTTGAGCGCCTTCTAAGCTTGGACCGTCTGCTGGGCTCCCAGGGGAGCCAGGGGACCCCTCTGCTGAGCACCCCAAAGCGAGAGCGGATGGTGCTCATGAAGACGGTGGAAGAGAAGGATTTGGAAATTGAG AGGCTTAAGATGAAGCAAAAAGAACTAGAAGCCAAAGTGCTGGCCCAGGAGGCTGCTGATCCCAAGGAGAAAGAGAACTACTCTACCACAATGCTCCGACCCCTTGCTCGCCGTACAGTCACAGTGGCTAAGCCCCTCAAAAAGGCAGTGGTAATGCCTCTACAACTGA TTCAGGAGCAGGCAGCATCCCCAAATGCGAAGATCCATATCCTGAAGAAGAAAGGCCGGAAGAGAAAG CTGGAGTCCCTGGATGCATCACAGCCAGAGAAGGCTGAGGACGGCTGGGAGCTGCAGATCAGCCCAGAGCTACTGGCCCATGGTCGCCAAAAAATATTAGATCTGCTGAACGAAGGCTCAGCCCGTGATCTTCGCAGCCTGCAGCGCATTGGCCAAAAGAAGGCTCAGCTCATCGTGGGCTGGAGGGAGCTCCATGGCCCCTTCAGCCAG GTTGAGGACCTGGAACGCGTGGAGGGTATATCAGGGAAACAGATGGAGTCGTTCCTGAAG GCAAACATCCTGGGTCTTGCCGCGGGCCAAGGCTGTGGCCCCTCCTGA
- the KIF22 gene encoding kinesin-like protein KIF22 — protein MDAGLPARRRREMAAAISGAGRCRLSKVGAGRRPPPARVRVAVRLRPFVDGTAGENDTPCVRGLDSCSLEIANWRNHQETLKYQFDAFYGERSSQQDIYAGSVQPILRHLLEGQNASVLAYGPTGAGKTHTMLGSPEQPGVIPRALMDLLQLTREEGAEGRPWALSVTMSYLEIYQEKVLDLLEPSSGDLVIREDCRGNILIPGLTQKPITSFADFERHFLPASRNRTVGATRLNQRSSRSHAVLLVKVDQRERLAPFRQREGKLYLIDLAGSEDNRRTGNKGLRLKESGAINTSLFVLGKVVDALNQGLPRVPYRDSKLTRLLQDSLGGSAHSILIANIAPERRFYLDTVSALNFAARSKEVINRPFTNESLQLPVLAPVKLSQKELLGPSEAKRARGPEEEETESPELPIAPASASQKLSPLQKLSSMDPAMLERLLSLDRLLGSQGSQGTPLLSTPKRERMVLMKTVEEKDLEIERLKMKQKELEAKVLAQEAADPKEKENYSTTMLRPLARRTVTVAKPLKKAVVMPLQLIQEQAASPNAKIHILKKKGRKRKLESLDASQPEKAEDGWELQISPELLAHGRQKILDLLNEGSARDLRSLQRIGQKKAQLIVGWRELHGPFSQVEDLERVEGISGKQMESFLKANILGLAAGQGCGPS, from the exons GAGCCGGTCGCTGTCGGCTAAGCAAGGTGGGCGCTGGCCGGCGCCCACCTCCAGCTCGAGTGAGGGTAGCTGTGAGACTGCGGCCCTTTGTGGATGGGACAGCTGGAGAAAACGACACCCCCTGTGTGCGGGGCCTGGACAGCTGTTCTCTGGAGATTGCCAACTGGAGGAACCACCAGGAGACTCTCAAATACCA gttTGATGCTTTCTACGGGGAGAGGAGCTCTCAGCAGGACATCTATGCAGGATCGGTGCAGCCCATCCTGAGGCACTTGCTGGAAGGGCAGAATGCCAGTGTGCTCGCCTATGGGCCCACAGGGGCAG GGAAGACGCATACGATGCTGGGCAGCCCAGAACAGCCTGGGGTGATTCCTCGAGCTCTCATGGACCTCCTGCAGCTCACGAGGGAGGAGGGTGCTGAGGGCCGGCCGTGGGCCCTCTCTGTCACTATGTCCTACTTAGAGATCTACCAGGAAAAG GTATTAGACCTCTTGGAACCTTCATCGGGAGACCTGGTGATCCGAGAAGACTGCCGAGGAAATATCCTGATTCCGGGCCTCACGCAGAAGCCCATCACTAGCTTTGCTGATTTTGAGCGGCACTTCCTGCCAGCCAGTCGAAATCGGACTGTGGGAGCCACCCGGCTCAACCAGCGCTCTTCCCGCAGTCATGCTGTGCTCCTGGTTAAG GTGGATCAGCGAGAACGCCTGGCCCCATTTCGCCAGCGGGAAGGGAAACTCTACTTGATTGACTTGGCTGGCTCAGAGGACAACCGGCGCACAGGCAACAAGGGCCTGAGGCTGAAGGAGAGTGGAGCCATCAACACCTCCCTGTTTGTATTAGGCAAGGTGGTGGATGCCTTGAACCAGGGCCTCCCTCGGGTGCCCTACCGGGACAGCAAGCTCACTCGCTTGTTGCAG GACTCTCTGGGTGGCTCAGCTCACAGCATCCTCATTGCCAACATTGCCCCTGAGAGACGCTTCTATCTGGACACAGTCTCTGCACTCAACTTTGCAGCCAGGTCCAAGGAGGTGATCAACCGGCCTTTTACCAATGAGAGCCTGCAGCTTCCTG TCTTGGCACCTGTTAAATTGTCTCAGAAAGAACTGCTAGGCCCATCAGAGGCAAAGAGAGCCCGAGGCCCTgaggaagaggaaactgagagtcCCGAACTCCCAATagctccagcctctgcctcccagAAACTCAG CCCTCTACAGAAGCTAAGCAGCATGGATCCGGCAATGCTTGAGCGCCTTCTAAGCTTGGACCGTCTGCTGGGCTCCCAGGGGAGCCAGGGGACCCCTCTGCTGAGCACCCCAAAGCGAGAGCGGATGGTGCTCATGAAGACGGTGGAAGAGAAGGATTTGGAAATTGAG AGGCTTAAGATGAAGCAAAAAGAACTAGAAGCCAAAGTGCTGGCCCAGGAGGCTGCTGATCCCAAGGAGAAAGAGAACTACTCTACCACAATGCTCCGACCCCTTGCTCGCCGTACAGTCACAGTGGCTAAGCCCCTCAAAAAGGCAGTGGTAATGCCTCTACAACTGA TTCAGGAGCAGGCAGCATCCCCAAATGCGAAGATCCATATCCTGAAGAAGAAAGGCCGGAAGAGAAAG CTGGAGTCCCTGGATGCATCACAGCCAGAGAAGGCTGAGGACGGCTGGGAGCTGCAGATCAGCCCAGAGCTACTGGCCCATGGTCGCCAAAAAATATTAGATCTGCTGAACGAAGGCTCAGCCCGTGATCTTCGCAGCCTGCAGCGCATTGGCCAAAAGAAGGCTCAGCTCATCGTGGGCTGGAGGGAGCTCCATGGCCCCTTCAGCCAG GTTGAGGACCTGGAACGCGTGGAGGGTATATCAGGGAAACAGATGGAGTCGTTCCTGAAG GCAAACATCCTGGGTCTTGCCGCGGGCCAAGGCTGTGGCCCCTCCTGA